The following are encoded together in the Terriglobia bacterium genome:
- a CDS encoding NADH-quinone oxidoreductase subunit C has product MADETTPKDSPKPPETKPAAEKPAAPPPAAAAKPPAAAPPPAAKPAAATPAAPPKPAGPTPQPWESEMVAKFKARFGSGVREASTYVGQPYMVVDASVVYQVLQVLHDDEGFDYCVDITAVHYPKREEQFDIVWILYSFPHNQRIRVKTLLKDGASAPTVTALWSTANWLEREVFDMFGIGFEGHPDLRRILLPDGWKGYPLRKDYPILQQDTEWVKINLGIESGQ; this is encoded by the coding sequence ATGGCCGACGAGACAACCCCCAAAGACTCGCCCAAGCCGCCGGAGACCAAGCCGGCGGCAGAAAAGCCCGCGGCGCCACCACCGGCGGCAGCCGCCAAGCCGCCCGCGGCCGCGCCGCCACCGGCGGCCAAGCCCGCAGCTGCCACTCCGGCGGCGCCACCGAAGCCGGCCGGCCCGACCCCACAGCCGTGGGAATCGGAGATGGTGGCCAAGTTCAAGGCGCGCTTCGGCTCCGGCGTGCGCGAGGCCAGCACCTACGTGGGCCAGCCGTACATGGTGGTGGACGCCTCGGTGGTCTACCAGGTCCTGCAGGTCCTGCATGACGATGAGGGCTTCGACTACTGCGTGGACATCACCGCGGTCCACTACCCCAAGCGCGAGGAGCAGTTCGACATTGTCTGGATCCTTTATTCCTTCCCGCACAACCAGCGCATTCGCGTGAAGACGCTGCTCAAGGACGGCGCATCAGCCCCGACGGTGACCGCGCTATGGTCCACGGCGAACTGGCTGGAGAGGGAAGTGTTCGACATGTTCGGCATCGGCTTCGAAGGTCATCCCGACCTGCGGCGCATCCTGCTCCCGGACGGCTGGAAGGGCTACCCGCTGCGCAAGGACTACCCGATCCTGCAGCAGGATACGGAGTGGGTGAAGATCAACCTCGGCATTGAGAGCGGCCAATGA
- a CDS encoding NADH-quinone oxidoreductase subunit A, with protein MPQNYVPIFLFVALVAIAIPATLMVAKLVRPNNPEKAKLMPYECGIDPVDNARGRYTVRFYIVAILFVVFDVETIFLFPWAVQYRALGLFGLVEMLVFLAILIVGYVWIWKKGALEWV; from the coding sequence ATGCCGCAAAATTACGTCCCAATTTTTCTGTTCGTTGCCCTTGTCGCCATTGCCATCCCGGCGACGCTCATGGTCGCCAAGCTGGTGCGGCCGAATAACCCGGAAAAAGCCAAGCTGATGCCCTACGAGTGCGGCATTGACCCGGTGGACAACGCCCGCGGGCGCTACACGGTGCGGTTTTACATCGTCGCCATCCTGTTCGTGGTCTTCGACGTGGAGACCATTTTCCTGTTTCCGTGGGCGGTACAGTACCGGGCGCTGGGACTGTTTGGGCTGGTGGAGATGCTGGTGTTCCTGGCCATCCTGATCGTGGGATACGTGTGGATCTGGAAAAAGGGCGCGCTGGAGTGGGTGTAG
- the lysS gene encoding lysine--tRNA ligase, whose product MALDEKIYQLRRDKLAQIEALGQPAYPHKFTTTHAIPGIVTEYSAKTAEALEAGRVEVRIAGRLMGIRLMGKAAFAHLQQAGLRLQVYVKKDAVGDKGWELFKLLDIGDHVGIRGYLFRTRTGELTVHVDEITFLAKDLLPLPEKWHGLTDVETRYRQRYVDLFMNPEVRDVFVKRSKVVQALRRFFDARGYVEVETPMMHPIAGGAVARPFTTHHNTLDIDLYLRIAPELYLKRLIVGGLERVYEINRNFRNEGISTQHNPEFTMLEFYQAYSDYRDLMDLTEELLPFLAREVNGTVTNTWNGRELDWTAWQRLSMREAIIKYWPEAAAPAPQVPDFSDPAKLKAAVTRLNSVRGEVIGERERLDGVGREEIERVEFDAADFGKTTVALFEAVAEKMLFQPTILYDFPKSVSPLSKDKRDEPGWVERFEVFIGGLEVGNAFSELNDPEEQLRRFQDQVRARAAGDQEAMAEVDNDYVRALSYGMPPTAGYGLGIDRLTMLLTDSRSIRDVILFPLLRPEKAAGPAEDAAEADATAGKK is encoded by the coding sequence TTGGCACTCGACGAAAAAATCTACCAGCTCCGCCGCGACAAACTGGCCCAGATCGAAGCCCTCGGCCAGCCGGCGTACCCGCACAAGTTCACCACCACGCACGCCATCCCCGGCATCGTCACGGAATACTCGGCGAAGACGGCAGAGGCACTCGAGGCCGGCAGGGTCGAGGTGCGCATTGCCGGGCGTCTGATGGGCATCCGTCTCATGGGCAAGGCCGCCTTCGCGCACCTGCAACAGGCCGGGCTACGGCTGCAGGTTTATGTCAAGAAAGACGCTGTCGGCGACAAGGGCTGGGAGTTGTTCAAGTTGCTCGATATCGGCGACCACGTCGGCATCCGCGGCTACCTGTTCCGCACCCGCACCGGCGAACTGACCGTGCACGTGGATGAGATCACCTTTCTCGCCAAGGACCTGTTGCCGCTGCCGGAAAAATGGCACGGCCTTACCGACGTCGAAACCCGCTACCGCCAGCGTTACGTGGACCTGTTCATGAATCCCGAGGTGCGCGACGTTTTCGTCAAGCGCAGTAAAGTGGTGCAGGCGCTGCGCCGGTTCTTCGACGCGCGCGGCTACGTCGAAGTCGAAACCCCGATGATGCATCCCATCGCCGGCGGCGCGGTAGCGCGTCCCTTCACTACCCACCACAATACGCTCGACATTGATCTTTACTTGAGGATCGCGCCGGAACTGTACCTGAAGCGGTTGATCGTCGGCGGCCTGGAGCGCGTGTACGAGATCAACCGCAACTTCCGCAACGAGGGCATCTCCACGCAGCACAATCCCGAGTTCACCATGCTCGAGTTCTACCAGGCCTACAGCGATTACCGCGACCTGATGGACCTGACCGAGGAGCTGCTGCCCTTTCTCGCGCGCGAGGTCAACGGAACCGTTACCAACACCTGGAACGGCCGCGAACTCGATTGGACGGCCTGGCAGCGGCTCTCGATGCGCGAAGCGATCATCAAATATTGGCCCGAAGCCGCCGCGCCCGCGCCCCAGGTTCCCGACTTTTCCGACCCGGCCAAGCTCAAAGCGGCCGTCACTCGCCTCAACTCCGTCCGCGGCGAGGTGATTGGCGAGCGCGAGCGACTCGACGGCGTGGGCCGCGAGGAAATCGAGCGCGTCGAGTTCGACGCCGCCGATTTCGGCAAGACCACCGTCGCGCTGTTTGAAGCGGTCGCCGAAAAAATGCTCTTCCAGCCGACGATCCTCTACGACTTCCCCAAGTCCGTCTCGCCGCTGTCGAAAGACAAGCGCGACGAGCCCGGCTGGGTCGAGCGCTTCGAGGTCTTCATCGGAGGCCTGGAGGTCGGCAACGCCTTCAGCGAGCTGAACGATCCCGAAGAGCAGTTGCGTCGCTTCCAGGACCAGGTCCGCGCCCGCGCCGCCGGCGACCAGGAAGCCATGGCCGAAGTGGACAACGACTACGTCCGCGCGCTCTCCTACGGCATGCCCCCGACCGCCGGCTACGGCCTGGGCATTGATCGTCTCACGATGTTATTGACCGACTCGCGCTCCATCCGCGACGTCATCCTCTTCCCCCTGCTCCGCCCGGAGAAAGCCGCAGGTCCGGCGGAGGATGCAGCGGAAGCAGATGCCACCGCCGGCAAGAAATAA